From the Roseibium salinum genome, one window contains:
- a CDS encoding glycosyltransferase, translating into MFPLLYLSDTASSIMQINLVLAIGMVVPLLLSPRNNLHRALLFGACGVLTIRYLHWRASETLAPFGLTLDCLASWSFFAIELGAALSSLSAFVILSRVRERKQEADRQANWWQGEAPRVAVLIPTYNEDREVLERTIVGALALDYPNFVIYVLDDSRRDWLEDYCASQAVRYFRRSDNAGAKAGNMNHALGRITETGEVPDFVAVLDADFVPHSNFLTRTVALLQEEAVGLVQTPQHFFNADPIQHNLGLSRSYPDEQRFFFDHIQPSRDAWDIAFCCGTSSVIRWSALEAIGGFPTESVTEDFLLSLCLKNAGYRSVYLNEALTEGLAPEGLREYITQRARWCLGQMQIARSKLGPFSRNNLGLADRWSVVDSVLFWSTTFPFRIAVLFFPLLYWYFNILVVEATLPEVLRYFGVYYLWILITLNFISGGLVVPVVNDISQLLGAVPITRAAYSGLFFARDRPFSVTAKGGNRSRVIVQWQLIVFFGALFLVTLTGMVLAIASDLFVFDDSGQSKVVIMFWTFYNLLVLGVTILVCIELPRRELHLGDRPERTYLRTAEGRVRVWIVGLTQNSVRIRGASVADDVPVEIEIEGVGPVRAVVTTPNVDGARLLLEPTPEQYQDLLKRFYTTGDVPSVTSTRYSALIADLARRLSRPQS; encoded by the coding sequence ATGTTTCCGCTTCTGTATCTCAGTGATACGGCTTCCAGCATCATGCAGATCAACCTGGTGCTGGCGATCGGAATGGTCGTTCCGCTGCTTCTGTCGCCAAGGAACAATCTGCATCGGGCACTGCTTTTCGGCGCGTGCGGGGTTCTGACGATCCGATATCTTCATTGGCGTGCGAGCGAAACGCTTGCGCCCTTTGGATTGACGCTGGATTGCCTCGCCAGCTGGTCATTCTTTGCCATCGAACTGGGAGCGGCCCTGTCGTCGCTCAGCGCCTTTGTCATTCTCTCGCGCGTGCGTGAGCGAAAACAGGAAGCGGACCGTCAGGCCAACTGGTGGCAGGGGGAGGCGCCCCGGGTCGCCGTTCTCATACCCACCTATAACGAGGATCGAGAGGTCCTGGAGCGGACGATCGTCGGGGCGTTGGCGCTCGACTATCCCAATTTCGTCATTTACGTTCTCGACGACAGCCGCCGGGACTGGCTGGAGGACTATTGCGCCTCCCAGGCCGTGCGCTATTTCCGCCGATCGGACAATGCCGGTGCGAAGGCCGGAAACATGAACCACGCCCTGGGCCGGATAACCGAGACCGGAGAGGTGCCGGACTTCGTAGCTGTGCTCGATGCCGACTTTGTTCCGCACAGCAACTTCCTGACGCGGACCGTGGCTCTCCTCCAGGAGGAAGCGGTGGGCCTGGTGCAGACGCCGCAGCATTTCTTCAATGCCGATCCCATTCAGCACAATCTTGGACTGAGCCGATCCTATCCGGACGAGCAGCGCTTCTTCTTCGATCACATCCAGCCCTCGCGGGACGCCTGGGACATCGCATTTTGCTGCGGCACATCTTCCGTCATCCGCTGGAGCGCCCTGGAGGCAATCGGAGGCTTTCCAACGGAAAGCGTGACCGAGGATTTCCTTTTGAGCCTGTGCCTCAAGAACGCCGGATACCGGTCCGTCTATCTGAACGAGGCCTTGACGGAGGGGCTGGCCCCCGAAGGTCTCAGAGAATACATCACACAGCGCGCCCGCTGGTGTCTGGGCCAGATGCAGATTGCCCGCAGCAAGCTTGGACCTTTCTCGCGGAACAATCTCGGCCTGGCCGACAGATGGAGCGTTGTGGATTCAGTTCTGTTCTGGAGCACCACCTTTCCGTTCCGGATTGCGGTCCTGTTTTTTCCGCTCCTCTACTGGTATTTCAATATCCTGGTCGTGGAGGCGACCTTGCCCGAAGTACTCAGGTATTTCGGCGTCTATTACCTGTGGATCCTGATTACGCTGAATTTCATTTCCGGCGGGCTGGTCGTGCCGGTGGTCAATGACATCAGCCAGTTGTTGGGTGCGGTCCCAATTACCCGCGCCGCTTATTCGGGGCTGTTTTTCGCCAGGGACCGCCCATTTTCGGTGACTGCAAAGGGAGGAAATCGCAGTCGGGTGATCGTGCAATGGCAATTGATCGTGTTCTTCGGCGCGCTCTTTCTCGTGACGCTCACCGGCATGGTGCTCGCAATCGCATCGGATCTGTTTGTCTTCGACGACAGCGGACAGAGCAAGGTCGTGATCATGTTCTGGACATTCTACAATCTGCTCGTCCTTGGCGTGACCATCCTTGTGTGCATCGAACTGCCGAGGCGCGAACTGCACCTGGGCGACAGGCCGGAACGGACATACCTGCGCACGGCGGAAGGCAGGGTGCGCGTCTGGATCGTCGGGCTGACGCAGAACTCCGTAAGGATCCGCGGCGCCTCCGTCGCCGATGATGTCCCCGTCGAGATCGAGATCGAAGGTGTCGGTCCGGTCCGGGCCGTCGTGACAACGCCCAATGTGGACGGGGCCAGGCTGCTTCTCGAGCCGACGCCCGAACAGTACCAGGATCTGCTGAAGCGTTTTTATACGACCGGCGACGTGCCGAGTGTCACCAGCACCAGATACAGCGCTCTGATCGCCGATCTCGCGCGCAGGCTGTCGCGCCCCCAATCGTGA
- a CDS encoding DUF4344 domain-containing metallopeptidase encodes MTRTAAILARIRTAATAATAVFCLCLAAAPSLAAAQEDGGYLAKIDEDLAGLNSEELEELLVFVAGNALFTLYHEGGHMLVSELGLPVLAQEEDAVDNLATVTMLAADSDDMDLLLTNAMIGWFLIAGDDGEDVTFYDQHDLDPQRGYRMLCLMVGADERAFLDVAQELGLPEERVETCSQDYEQVSASWETATEPYLREDDPPAGKIEVRHEPAPDGLSSLALFLKESALMEDVAAELDTLYELPENVTFRATSCDEENAFWDPDMREVILCHELLGAFAGIYLDVLKDAD; translated from the coding sequence ATGACGCGAACCGCCGCGATCCTCGCTCGCATCAGAACGGCTGCAACCGCGGCGACCGCTGTTTTCTGTCTCTGCCTTGCCGCTGCACCGTCGCTGGCCGCGGCGCAGGAAGACGGCGGATATCTTGCGAAAATCGATGAAGATCTGGCCGGCCTGAACTCCGAGGAACTGGAAGAGCTTCTCGTTTTCGTTGCCGGAAACGCGCTCTTCACGCTCTATCATGAAGGCGGGCACATGCTGGTGTCGGAGCTCGGCCTTCCCGTGCTTGCCCAGGAAGAGGATGCAGTCGACAACCTTGCCACGGTCACGATGCTCGCCGCCGATTCAGACGACATGGACCTGCTGCTGACTAACGCCATGATCGGCTGGTTTCTGATCGCCGGGGATGACGGCGAGGACGTCACCTTTTACGACCAGCATGATCTCGATCCGCAGCGCGGCTACCGGATGCTGTGTCTGATGGTCGGCGCGGATGAACGTGCGTTTCTCGACGTCGCCCAGGAACTGGGGCTGCCGGAGGAACGGGTCGAAACCTGCAGCCAAGACTATGAACAGGTGTCGGCGTCCTGGGAAACCGCAACCGAGCCCTATCTGAGGGAGGACGATCCGCCGGCAGGCAAGATCGAGGTCCGTCACGAGCCGGCTCCCGACGGCCTTTCTTCGCTTGCTCTCTTCCTGAAGGAAAGCGCGTTGATGGAAGACGTCGCCGCGGAACTCGACACGCTTTACGAGCTTCCGGAAAATGTCACCTTCCGCGCCACGTCCTGCGATGAGGAAAACGCATTCTGGGACCCGGATATGCGGGAAGTCATTCTCTGTCACGAACTGCTCGGCGCCTTTGCGGGTATCTATCTGGACGTCCTGAAGGACGCGGATTAA
- a CDS encoding ABC-F family ATP-binding cassette domain-containing protein, whose translation MLQITDLTYRIGDRLLIDKASVTLPGKAKTGLVGRNGAGKTTLFKIITGDLSTETGSVQTPKRARIGQVAQEAPGTEDTLMEVVLAADTERSGLLREAETETDPHRIAEIHTRLADIGSHTAEARAGAILSGLGFDAAAQQRPCSSFSGGWRMRVALAAVLFSEPDLLLLDEPTNYLDLEGTLWLENYVARYPHQVLLISHDRDLLNKAVDSILHLDRGKLTYYSGGYDSFDRQRREAMVLAEKAKEKQDAQRKHMQAFVDRFRYKASKARQAQSRLKMLEKMQPIAALTDESSKPIQIPDPQTQLAPPILKLEGVSTGYGSTRILSRLTLNIDTDDRIALLGANGNGKSTFAKLISGRLDAMEGEITRASKLKIAFFAQHQLDELKPAESAVAHVRTLMPDAPEARVRARVARFGLPTDRMDTPAKDLSGGEKARLLLGLATFDGPHLLILDEPTNHLDIDSREALVMALNDFQGAVVLISHDRHLVEACADRLWLVADGKVAPYDGDMEDYRRLILQGPEAAQRARDKADAEEAEKTNSQNKRREAAQKRSQLKPLKQKIDAAEKEMARLREKINKLDKALADPGFFTREPERAAKFAKERAYCERKLVKTEEEWLELSAEFEEAS comes from the coding sequence ATGTTGCAAATCACGGATCTCACATACCGGATCGGGGATCGTCTCCTGATCGACAAAGCCAGCGTAACGCTTCCCGGCAAGGCCAAGACCGGGCTGGTGGGGCGCAATGGCGCGGGTAAAACAACGCTCTTCAAGATCATCACGGGTGATCTTTCCACCGAGACGGGGTCGGTTCAGACGCCCAAACGCGCCCGCATCGGCCAGGTCGCCCAGGAAGCGCCGGGCACCGAAGACACGCTGATGGAAGTCGTCCTCGCCGCCGATACGGAACGCAGCGGCTTGTTGCGCGAAGCGGAAACCGAAACCGATCCGCACCGGATTGCGGAAATCCATACACGCCTTGCCGATATCGGTTCGCATACCGCAGAGGCCCGTGCCGGGGCGATCCTGTCCGGCCTGGGGTTCGACGCGGCGGCCCAGCAGCGGCCCTGCTCATCCTTTTCCGGCGGCTGGCGGATGCGTGTCGCCCTGGCAGCGGTCCTGTTCTCGGAGCCGGATCTGCTTCTCCTCGACGAGCCGACCAACTATCTCGACCTGGAAGGTACGCTCTGGCTGGAAAACTATGTCGCCCGCTACCCGCATCAGGTGCTGCTGATCTCCCACGACCGGGACCTCCTCAACAAGGCGGTCGACAGCATCTTGCATCTGGACCGCGGCAAGCTGACCTATTATTCCGGCGGCTATGACAGTTTCGACCGTCAACGCCGCGAGGCGATGGTTCTTGCGGAGAAGGCGAAGGAAAAGCAGGACGCCCAGCGCAAGCACATGCAAGCCTTTGTCGACCGGTTCCGCTACAAGGCCAGCAAGGCGCGCCAGGCACAGTCGCGCCTCAAGATGCTGGAAAAGATGCAGCCGATTGCAGCGCTGACGGATGAAAGCAGCAAGCCGATCCAAATCCCGGATCCGCAGACCCAGCTCGCCCCGCCAATCCTCAAGCTCGAAGGCGTCTCCACGGGCTATGGCAGCACCAGGATCCTGTCGCGGCTGACGTTGAATATCGACACGGACGACCGGATCGCCCTGCTTGGGGCCAACGGCAACGGCAAGTCCACGTTCGCCAAGCTTATTTCCGGACGCCTCGACGCCATGGAAGGCGAGATCACCAGGGCCTCCAAGCTGAAGATCGCCTTCTTCGCCCAACATCAGCTGGATGAGCTGAAGCCGGCGGAAAGCGCGGTCGCGCATGTGCGCACGCTGATGCCGGATGCTCCGGAAGCCAGGGTCAGGGCGCGTGTCGCCCGCTTCGGCCTGCCGACGGACCGGATGGACACGCCCGCGAAAGATCTTTCAGGGGGCGAGAAAGCCCGGCTCCTGCTTGGTCTGGCGACATTTGACGGCCCGCATCTGCTCATCCTCGACGAGCCGACCAACCACCTGGACATCGACAGCCGGGAAGCGCTGGTCATGGCGCTCAACGACTTCCAGGGTGCTGTCGTGCTCATCAGCCACGACCGCCATCTTGTCGAAGCCTGTGCCGACAGGCTGTGGCTCGTGGCCGATGGCAAGGTTGCCCCCTATGACGGCGACATGGAAGATTACCGCCGCCTGATCCTGCAAGGCCCGGAAGCGGCCCAGAGAGCCCGTGACAAGGCGGATGCCGAAGAAGCCGAAAAGACCAACTCGCAGAACAAGCGCCGGGAAGCGGCGCAGAAGCGCAGCCAGCTGAAACCGTTGAAGCAGAAGATCGACGCCGCGGAAAAGGAAATGGCCCGCCTTCGGGAAAAGATCAACAAGCTCGACAAGGCGCTGGCCGACCCCGGCTTCTTTACCCGCGAGCCGGAACGGGCCGCCAAGTTCGCCAAGGAACGCGCCTATTGCGAAAGGAAGCTGGTGAAGACGGAAGAGGAGTGGCTGGAACTCTCCGCTGAATTTGAGGAGGCCAGCTGA
- a CDS encoding HlyD family efflux transporter periplasmic adaptor subunit, which translates to MRIVRLILAVMVVAAAVVVIVGEHMSGVSADAVINARLTTLNAPTAGILSLPHRSLGSYVRKGETIGSISDPLVDNVRLNELVHERARVTAEILRLKKNIEAVEQSVTELESRSGRYQKRRVQQLGAELQALRSQIGAARARGEEARAALTRSRQLTERGLETAASFERIRAAQKVAEEEVETARQQAAVVEIELQAANSGMFLGDGYNDAPYSEQRILELSLRLSEYKAMLAAEQSRGEALDRRINVERLRVNRLSSSALTSNVNGSVWEVLTADGETVQRGEALMRLVNCSATIVTLSVAESVYNRLKSGDRAKFRLNQGGQVFDGTITRLAGSGAETIYRNLAVAPSERHLQRFDVALLVPELANDPALSCAIGRTGRVFFEARPLDFLRGLWS; encoded by the coding sequence ATGCGGATAGTCAGGCTGATACTCGCCGTCATGGTGGTCGCTGCTGCCGTCGTCGTAATCGTGGGCGAGCATATGTCCGGCGTGAGCGCCGATGCGGTTATCAACGCCAGATTGACCACCTTGAACGCGCCGACAGCGGGCATTCTGTCGCTCCCGCACCGGTCGCTGGGGTCGTATGTTCGCAAGGGAGAGACGATCGGCTCGATTTCGGATCCCCTGGTCGACAATGTCCGGCTCAACGAACTGGTCCACGAGCGGGCTCGTGTTACGGCTGAAATCCTGCGCCTGAAGAAAAACATCGAGGCGGTGGAACAATCGGTGACAGAGCTTGAATCCCGTTCCGGGCGGTACCAGAAACGGCGGGTGCAGCAACTCGGGGCGGAATTGCAGGCATTGCGCTCGCAAATCGGCGCCGCCAGGGCGCGCGGAGAAGAAGCCCGGGCGGCCTTGACCAGGTCGAGACAGCTGACCGAAAGAGGACTGGAGACCGCCGCTTCCTTCGAACGGATCAGGGCGGCGCAAAAAGTGGCGGAGGAGGAGGTTGAAACTGCACGCCAGCAAGCCGCGGTCGTGGAAATCGAGCTGCAGGCGGCAAACTCCGGGATGTTTCTCGGTGACGGATACAATGATGCCCCGTATTCGGAGCAGCGGATACTTGAATTGTCGCTGCGGCTCTCCGAATACAAGGCGATGCTGGCTGCCGAACAGTCGAGGGGCGAAGCCCTGGACCGGCGCATAAACGTGGAACGCCTGCGGGTGAATCGGCTGTCATCCTCGGCACTTACCTCCAACGTGAATGGATCTGTCTGGGAAGTCCTGACCGCGGACGGGGAAACGGTGCAAAGGGGCGAAGCCCTGATGCGGCTGGTGAATTGCAGCGCCACGATTGTCACGTTGAGCGTTGCGGAATCCGTCTACAACCGCCTGAAATCCGGAGACCGGGCCAAGTTCAGGCTCAACCAGGGCGGCCAGGTGTTTGACGGTACCATCACCCGCCTGGCCGGGTCCGGTGCGGAAACGATATACCGCAACCTGGCCGTGGCTCCGAGCGAGAGGCATCTGCAGCGCTTTGATGTCGCGCTTCTGGTGCCGGAGTTGGCGAACGACCCGGCGCTTTCGTGTGCGATCGGACGGACGGGCCGCGTTTTCTTCGAGGCCCGTCCGCTCGACTTCCTTCGCGGCCTGTGGTCCTGA
- a CDS encoding YHYH protein, whose amino-acid sequence MRLKIALAGALVALPASAHDSSHPIIGEEPVEHGHISDEVWNLLLPEAEASADITVDGNSRRIRANGYPTKPPGRFPNSDNPHAISKKNYNLRVPLDPRTNGRATNAQDAVFGIAINGVVMEPGTAEYWQNDRRSGWNYEALGGACKLGLDTYNAHVQPDGTYHYHGIPTGVLAASGGKSVPAMIGYAADGFPVYGPYGYSDPKRKSAVRKLKSSYRVKSGTRPGGPGGRYNGKFTQDWTFAAGAGDLDQCNGRFAVTPEYPEGTYHYVLTDAFPFIPRCWMGTPDSSFTRLKARGQRGGMDSGDGRSTVDFATLTDNSEAAVTLIQAQGGRPPRLHPGSRPPPGFGQGPGQGPRQGATAGRPGGGRGGKSPCSGR is encoded by the coding sequence ATGCGCTTGAAAATTGCGCTCGCCGGTGCGCTGGTCGCACTGCCTGCATCAGCACATGACAGTTCACATCCGATTATCGGCGAAGAGCCTGTCGAACACGGTCACATCAGCGACGAAGTCTGGAACCTCTTGCTGCCCGAGGCAGAGGCGTCCGCGGACATCACGGTCGACGGCAATTCCAGACGCATCCGGGCGAATGGCTATCCGACCAAGCCTCCGGGCCGATTTCCCAACAGCGACAACCCGCACGCCATTTCCAAGAAGAACTACAATCTGAGAGTTCCGCTCGATCCACGCACGAACGGGCGGGCGACCAACGCGCAAGACGCTGTCTTCGGCATTGCGATCAACGGTGTGGTCATGGAGCCGGGCACGGCGGAATACTGGCAGAACGACCGGCGGTCGGGCTGGAACTACGAGGCGCTGGGCGGTGCCTGCAAGCTGGGACTTGACACATACAACGCTCATGTCCAGCCGGACGGCACCTATCACTATCACGGCATTCCGACCGGCGTGCTTGCCGCCAGCGGCGGCAAATCGGTCCCGGCGATGATCGGCTACGCAGCCGATGGTTTTCCGGTCTACGGGCCCTACGGATATTCCGATCCAAAGCGCAAGTCCGCGGTGAGGAAGCTCAAAAGCAGCTACCGGGTGAAAAGCGGAACCCGCCCCGGCGGGCCCGGAGGGCGTTACAACGGCAAGTTCACGCAGGACTGGACCTTTGCGGCGGGAGCCGGAGACCTGGACCAGTGCAACGGCCGTTTCGCCGTCACGCCGGAATATCCGGAGGGCACCTATCACTATGTCCTGACCGACGCGTTCCCTTTCATTCCGCGCTGCTGGATGGGCACGCCGGACTCCAGCTTCACGCGCTTGAAAGCACGGGGGCAGCGGGGCGGAATGGATAGCGGCGATGGCCGTTCGACGGTGGACTTCGCAACGCTGACGGACAACAGCGAAGCTGCCGTGACTCTGATCCAGGCCCAGGGCGGGCGTCCTCCGCGCCTTCACCCGGGTAGCAGACCGCCTCCCGGCTTCGGGCAAGGGCCAGGTCAGGGACCGCGCCAGGGCGCAACGGCGGGAAGACCGGGCGGCGGCCGGGGCGGCAAGTCGCCCTGCAGCGGAAGGTGA
- a CDS encoding HPP family protein yields MKATLGGAVGIAACALIAQASEGLGGLHLFLVAPLGASAVLVFAAPNSPLAQPWSAVAGNTLAAVCGVLAALFLEPWLAPAVAVGMAFAAMMLGRALHPPGGAVALLIALEPQLVAQAGALQVCLNVAVMTAALVATGLAYHRFSGRKYPLRNSLAKSAAAGNSRLGLSKDELTDLLARFHQSANLGAVDLGRLLAAAEEEAIHHRFGDTTCGEVMSRNIATVAPDAAFQEIVRRFRQTAEPALPVIGDDGRVVGVVTQQDVLAQLARCKNLRLFTPANSARDLMRAPDAVVEFDTPLGEVVTMMIRQRCQLVPVTENGVLKGLLTRSGLLDVILLSAAERKAA; encoded by the coding sequence TTGAAAGCAACGCTCGGCGGAGCGGTGGGCATCGCCGCCTGCGCGTTGATAGCCCAGGCGAGCGAAGGGTTGGGCGGACTTCATCTCTTTCTCGTCGCACCCCTTGGTGCCAGCGCCGTTCTGGTCTTCGCCGCGCCCAACAGCCCGCTGGCGCAACCCTGGTCGGCCGTTGCCGGCAATACGCTGGCGGCCGTCTGCGGGGTGCTCGCCGCCCTGTTTCTGGAGCCCTGGTTGGCGCCGGCCGTTGCGGTGGGCATGGCGTTCGCCGCAATGATGCTCGGCCGCGCGCTCCATCCACCGGGCGGGGCCGTTGCGCTTCTCATTGCACTTGAGCCGCAACTTGTCGCGCAAGCGGGAGCGCTTCAGGTCTGTCTGAACGTCGCCGTCATGACCGCCGCTCTGGTCGCGACCGGCCTGGCGTATCACAGGTTCTCCGGCCGGAAATATCCGCTCAGAAACAGCCTGGCCAAAAGCGCCGCGGCGGGCAATTCGCGTCTGGGATTGAGCAAGGACGAATTGACGGACCTTCTTGCAAGGTTTCATCAGTCGGCCAACCTGGGCGCTGTCGACCTTGGCCGGCTCCTGGCGGCGGCAGAGGAGGAGGCGATCCATCACCGCTTTGGCGATACGACGTGCGGCGAGGTCATGTCACGCAACATCGCCACCGTCGCGCCCGATGCTGCCTTCCAGGAAATCGTCCGCCGCTTTCGCCAGACCGCCGAGCCGGCTCTGCCAGTGATTGGCGACGACGGCCGCGTCGTCGGAGTGGTCACGCAGCAGGACGTGCTCGCTCAATTGGCACGCTGCAAGAACCTGCGCCTCTTTACGCCGGCAAACTCGGCGCGGGATCTGATGCGTGCGCCTGATGCCGTGGTCGAATTCGATACCCCGCTCGGCGAAGTGGTGACCATGATGATCCGCCAGCGCTGCCAACTCGTTCCGGTCACTGAAAACGGCGTTCTGAAAGGCCTGTTGACAAGATCCGGACTGCTGGATGTCATTCTGCTGTCGGCTGCCGAGCGCAAGGCGGCGTAA
- the ndk gene encoding nucleoside-diphosphate kinase — MAIERTFSMIKPDATKRNLTGAITAKLEEAGLRVVASKRVWMSLREAEAFYAVHKDRPFFGELTEFMSSGPTVVQVLEGEDAVAKNREVMGATNPAEAAEGTIRNEFALSIGENSVHGSDAPETAAEEIAFWFAGTEIVG; from the coding sequence ATGGCGATTGAACGCACGTTTTCCATGATCAAGCCGGACGCCACTAAGCGCAATCTGACCGGGGCCATTACCGCAAAGCTCGAAGAAGCCGGCCTGCGCGTCGTTGCCTCCAAGCGCGTCTGGATGTCCCTGCGCGAAGCAGAAGCATTCTACGCCGTTCACAAGGATCGCCCGTTCTTCGGCGAATTGACCGAGTTCATGTCTTCCGGCCCGACCGTCGTTCAGGTTCTGGAAGGCGAAGACGCGGTTGCCAAGAACCGTGAAGTCATGGGCGCGACGAACCCGGCCGAAGCCGCCGAAGGCACCATCCGCAACGAATTTGCCCTGTCCATCGGTGAAAACTCCGTGCATGGCTCGGACGCTCCCGAAACCGCTGCCGAGGAAATCGCCTTCTGGTTCGCCGGCACCGAAATCGTCGGCTGA
- a CDS encoding WD40/YVTN/BNR-like repeat-containing protein → MTAGELTVLVGTTKGAFLLAGGSDRSGWTVNGPFCDGWPINHVVGDAESGTIWAGGGGDWFGAGVWRSTDGGKNWELSKLTKGQMDDWAANDPDFAAMIGWSARPAPFEDTFSQIWSLGYAHGTLYAGTKPARFLASKDGGRSFEHLEGLANHPSADSWNPGAAGLVLHTIVSDPQDPQKLWIGISAAGVFATEDGGTTWERRNRLSNTVTDEGHSHPAAARDGETGHCVHNMMRAPGDGDILYQQNHHGVWRSGDGGRSWDNITDGLPSTFGFPIRVHPRDPQTIWTLPLNGDTDGRFPPDAAAAVWKSTDGGKSWQAKREGLPQVACFFTVLRQAMAGDRRDPAGIYFGTNSGSVFASMDEGENWQEIARHLPTVLSVEVLDRG, encoded by the coding sequence ATGACTGCGGGAGAACTGACAGTGCTGGTCGGCACGACCAAGGGTGCGTTTCTGCTGGCGGGCGGCAGCGACAGGTCCGGTTGGACTGTCAACGGCCCCTTCTGTGATGGCTGGCCGATCAACCATGTGGTCGGAGATGCCGAGAGCGGCACGATCTGGGCTGGTGGCGGTGGTGACTGGTTCGGAGCCGGTGTCTGGCGGAGCACCGACGGCGGCAAGAACTGGGAGCTTTCAAAGCTCACCAAGGGCCAGATGGACGACTGGGCCGCAAACGATCCGGATTTCGCCGCGATGATCGGCTGGAGCGCCCGGCCGGCCCCTTTCGAGGACACGTTTTCGCAGATCTGGTCGCTCGGCTATGCACACGGTACGCTCTATGCCGGAACGAAGCCGGCGCGCTTCCTGGCCAGCAAGGACGGCGGCCGGAGCTTTGAGCATCTGGAAGGGCTCGCCAACCACCCGTCCGCCGACAGCTGGAATCCGGGCGCGGCCGGACTGGTGCTGCACACGATCGTATCCGATCCGCAGGATCCGCAAAAACTCTGGATCGGCATATCGGCGGCAGGCGTATTTGCAACCGAGGACGGCGGCACCACCTGGGAGCGGCGGAACAGGCTTTCCAACACGGTCACGGATGAAGGGCACAGCCATCCGGCGGCAGCGCGAGACGGCGAGACGGGCCACTGTGTGCACAACATGATGCGCGCGCCTGGTGACGGCGACATTCTCTATCAGCAGAACCACCACGGCGTCTGGCGCTCCGGCGACGGCGGACGCAGCTGGGACAACATCACCGACGGCCTGCCGTCAACCTTCGGCTTCCCGATCCGCGTTCACCCCAGGGACCCGCAAACGATCTGGACCCTGCCGCTCAATGGCGACACGGACGGCCGCTTCCCGCCGGATGCCGCGGCGGCGGTGTGGAAGTCAACGGATGGCGGCAAGTCGTGGCAGGCAAAGCGCGAGGGCCTGCCCCAGGTGGCCTGCTTCTTCACGGTCCTGCGCCAGGCCATGGCCGGCGACAGGCGCGACCCGGCCGGCATCTATTTCGGCACCAATTCCGGTTCGGTCTTCGCCAGTATGGACGAAGGCGAAAACTGGCAGGAAATCGCCCGCCATCTGCCAACGGTGCTTTCGGTGGAGGTGCTGGACAGGGGGTGA
- a CDS encoding 5-formyltetrahydrofolate cyclo-ligase: protein MSNEEDLPGDPVCYAHKLVGGHIVDEQTFRDVSRFRKAERTRLVEKRKRLPSGERQEKTAALVSNLRRILQGRRFTTIAAYWPIRGEPDLRPLLSDLCEAGITVLLPRIVTRDEPLQFIPWAPGCDMIRGPWNIPVPGKGDPQVPDLVLSPLVGVDPDRFRLGNGGGYYDRTLVAFPVKPTTIGVGFEFCLIPTIFPMPWDVPMDMVVTEDRAREQ, encoded by the coding sequence ATGAGCAACGAAGAGGACCTTCCCGGTGATCCGGTGTGTTACGCCCACAAACTCGTCGGCGGCCATATTGTCGACGAGCAGACGTTCAGGGATGTCAGCCGGTTCCGCAAGGCAGAACGCACCCGCCTGGTCGAAAAACGCAAGCGCCTGCCAAGCGGCGAGCGCCAGGAAAAGACCGCTGCCCTGGTCTCCAACCTGCGCCGCATCCTCCAGGGGAGGCGCTTCACGACCATCGCCGCCTACTGGCCGATCCGCGGCGAGCCGGACCTGAGACCCCTGCTGAGCGACCTCTGCGAAGCAGGTATCACAGTGCTGCTCCCCCGCATCGTCACCAGAGACGAACCCCTCCAGTTCATCCCCTGGGCCCCGGGTTGCGACATGATCCGCGGCCCATGGAACATTCCGGTTCCCGGCAAGGGCGACCCGCAGGTGCCTGATCTCGTGCTGTCGCCGCTCGTCGGAGTCGACCCGGACAGATTCCGCCTCGGCAATGGCGGCGGCTACTACGACCGGACACTGGTGGCCTTTCCCGTGAAGCCGACGACGATCGGCGTCGGTTTCGAGTTCTGCCTAATCCCGACGATCTTTCCGATGCCGTGGGATGTGCCGATGGATATGGTCGTAACGGAGGATCGGGCGAGGGAGCAGTAG